TACGCCTAAAAAGGTGGGGTTAAAGTGTTTTAACTGATTTTCGCTCGACTAAACTAGGCATAAATAGATGCGTTTTAGGCGTGGCATCTTTTCCTTTGGTCGTTAAAGCAACAGACAACTCAGCCGCATATTTAGCCATTTCACTAATGGGATAATGAATAGTCGTCAAGGTAGGTCGGCTGGTCTGACAAAAATAAAGGTCGTCAAATCCAATAACCGATACATCTTCAGGTACGCGTATACCCATATCTTGTAACTCATTGATAGCACCAACCGCCATTAGATCGTTGTAGGCAATAATAGCGGTAAACTTTGCATCGCTTTCGACTAATTGACGAGCTAGCAATCGTCCTTCATCAATCGTGCCGATAGGATCGAATAAAATATTTTGTTCAGGGATGCTTATTCCGGCTTTTTCACAGGCTTCGAGTACCCCTGTTAATCGATCTTTTGGGTCGGCAATTTTTCGAGAGTGAGAAATAACCGCAATATCTTTATGCCCGCTGTCGATAAGGTACTTCGCTGCCAAGCGGCCACCTGAAACATTATCTAGCCAGACACAACGCTCAGCGATTTCAGGAATAAAACGATTGATAATAACCAGACCAGGAATACGCTCAGCAAGTTGGATAAGCTCATCATCTTCGACAAAATTAGTATGAATAATGATGTTGTCACAACCTTGCTCACTAAAAGAATAAATGGCTTCTTGTACTCTTTCATACTCGTCAAATGAGTTAGCGATAAGAATTTTATAGCGAATTTTAGAAGCGGCTTCTTCAACACCAACGCAGATAGGACCATGAAATGCACCCGCAATATTTGGTGTGATCAGCCCTATCATTTCAGTACGATTACAAGCTAATGCACGCGCGTTGGTGTTGGGGCGGTAACCCATTTCTTCAACTATCTTTTTAACATGCGCTTGGCATTTTTTACCAACACGCCCTTTACCACTTAGTACACGGGAAACAGTTGACGTTGAAACACCGGCTTTTTCGGCAACATCTTTAAGCGTAACGACCATTTAGCACTAAACCTTAACTCAAACTTATTTTGAGCAATATAAAGGCATGCGCAAAAATGCGCAATCACTTGCTCAAAAATATCAAATGAATAGGCAAAATTCTTCGGGCTAATTACAAAGAGACTAATTAAAAAAAGAAAGGGTTAATCTGCT
This genomic window from Saccharobesus litoralis contains:
- a CDS encoding LacI family DNA-binding transcriptional regulator, translating into MVVTLKDVAEKAGVSTSTVSRVLSGKGRVGKKCQAHVKKIVEEMGYRPNTNARALACNRTEMIGLITPNIAGAFHGPICVGVEEAASKIRYKILIANSFDEYERVQEAIYSFSEQGCDNIIIHTNFVEDDELIQLAERIPGLVIINRFIPEIAERCVWLDNVSGGRLAAKYLIDSGHKDIAVISHSRKIADPKDRLTGVLEACEKAGISIPEQNILFDPIGTIDEGRLLARQLVESDAKFTAIIAYNDLMAVGAINELQDMGIRVPEDVSVIGFDDLYFCQTSRPTLTTIHYPISEMAKYAAELSVALTTKGKDATPKTHLFMPSLVERKSVKTL